A stretch of the Camarhynchus parvulus chromosome 4, STF_HiC, whole genome shotgun sequence genome encodes the following:
- the ABRAXAS1 gene encoding BRCA1-A complex subunit Abraxas 1 isoform X2, with protein MMLKLFIQSTYRSIFHATSCSGELNELALKKILSGCKKSVIGWYKFRRNTDQTMTFRERVLHKNLQSHLSNQGLVFLLLTSSVMTESCSTYRLEHALHRPQEGLFQKVPLVVTNLGMAEQQGYRTVSGSCVSSGFVRAMRQHRSEFFHEDGSLQEVHKINEMYATLQEELKKICITVEVSERSVEKLLAEVSQLKEEIKRKKQQNCSGEDKNHPAEPKENVLLCQALQTFFPNSRLQTCIVSFKGQQISKNCCNTDHHINVMDKLTLMVEERDFTEAESRHLNKRKVRETTSVSKSFKKSRSLQLHQEPLQDQEDSDQERKLTLSSTETDEDVFEKNRDAKEYPHSPTF; from the exons ATGATGTTGAAGTTGTTTATACAATCG ACATACAGAAGCATATTCCATGCTACCAGTTGTTCAG GAGAACTGAATGAACTTGCCCTGAAGAAAATACTATCAGGCTGTAAGAAg AGTGTAATAGGATGGTACAAATTCAGACGTAACACAGACCAGACCATGACATTCCGGGAAAGAGTTCTTCATAAAAACCTGCAGTCACACCTATCAAATCAGGGGCTTGTATTCCTCCTTTTAACCTCTAGTGTGATGACAGAAAGTTGTTCTACTTACAGATTGGAACATGCTCTGCATCGGCCTCAGGAAGG ACTTTTCCAGAAAGTCCCTTTGGTGGTTACCAACTTGGGAATGGCAGAACAGCAAGGTTACAGAACAGTGTCCGGTTCCTGTGTATCCTCTGGTTTTGTGAGAGCCATGAGACAACACAG GTCAGAATTCTTCCATGAAGATGGGTCCCTACAAGAGGTTCATAAGATAAATGAGATGTACGCCACCTTGCAGGAGGAACTGAAG AAAATATGCATTACAGTAGAAGTCAGTGAACGATCTGTAGAGAAACTCTTAGCAGAAGTGAGccaattaaaagaagaaataaagaggaaaaagcaacaaaattgtTCAG gagaaGACAAAAaccacccagcagagccaaagGAGAATGTTCTCCTTTGCCAGGCACTAcaaacatttttccccaattccaGACTTCAGACCTGCATTGTTTCTTTCAAAGGCCAACAGATATCCAAGAACTGCTGTAACACAGACCATCATATTAATGTCATGGACAAACTGACTCTTATGGTAGAGGAAAGAGACTTCACTGAAGCTGAATCAAGGCATCTAAACAAGCGTAAGGTCAGGGAGACCACATCAGTTTCAAAGTCATTCAAGAAGTCCAGATCATTGCAGCTTCACCAAGAACCACTTCAAGACCAAGAGGACAGTGACCAGGAAAGGAAGCTTACACTGAGTAGCACTGAAACAGATGAggatgtgtttgaaaaaaacagagatgCAAAGGAATACCCACACTCTCCTACTTTCTGA
- the ABRAXAS1 gene encoding BRCA1-A complex subunit Abraxas 1 isoform X1: MEGESTSALLSGFVFGALTFQHLSTDSDTEGFLLGDVKGEAKNSITDSQMDDVEVVYTIDIQKHIPCYQLFSFYNSAGELNELALKKILSGCKKSVIGWYKFRRNTDQTMTFRERVLHKNLQSHLSNQGLVFLLLTSSVMTESCSTYRLEHALHRPQEGLFQKVPLVVTNLGMAEQQGYRTVSGSCVSSGFVRAMRQHRSEFFHEDGSLQEVHKINEMYATLQEELKKICITVEVSERSVEKLLAEVSQLKEEIKRKKQQNCSGEDKNHPAEPKENVLLCQALQTFFPNSRLQTCIVSFKGQQISKNCCNTDHHINVMDKLTLMVEERDFTEAESRHLNKRKVRETTSVSKSFKKSRSLQLHQEPLQDQEDSDQERKLTLSSTETDEDVFEKNRDAKEYPHSPTF, encoded by the exons ATGGAAGGCGAGAGCACCTCGGCCCTGCTCTCGGGCTTCGTGTTCGGCGCCCTTACCTTCCAGCACCTCAGCACCGACTCGGACACG GAAGGTTTTCTCCTTGGAGATGTGAAAGGTGAAGCCAAGAACAGCATCACAGACTCACAAATGGATGATGTTGAAGTTGTTTATACAATCG ACATACAGAAGCATATTCCATGCTACCAGTTGTTCAG CTTTTATAATTCTGCAGGAGAACTGAATGAACTTGCCCTGAAGAAAATACTATCAGGCTGTAAGAAg AGTGTAATAGGATGGTACAAATTCAGACGTAACACAGACCAGACCATGACATTCCGGGAAAGAGTTCTTCATAAAAACCTGCAGTCACACCTATCAAATCAGGGGCTTGTATTCCTCCTTTTAACCTCTAGTGTGATGACAGAAAGTTGTTCTACTTACAGATTGGAACATGCTCTGCATCGGCCTCAGGAAGG ACTTTTCCAGAAAGTCCCTTTGGTGGTTACCAACTTGGGAATGGCAGAACAGCAAGGTTACAGAACAGTGTCCGGTTCCTGTGTATCCTCTGGTTTTGTGAGAGCCATGAGACAACACAG GTCAGAATTCTTCCATGAAGATGGGTCCCTACAAGAGGTTCATAAGATAAATGAGATGTACGCCACCTTGCAGGAGGAACTGAAG AAAATATGCATTACAGTAGAAGTCAGTGAACGATCTGTAGAGAAACTCTTAGCAGAAGTGAGccaattaaaagaagaaataaagaggaaaaagcaacaaaattgtTCAG gagaaGACAAAAaccacccagcagagccaaagGAGAATGTTCTCCTTTGCCAGGCACTAcaaacatttttccccaattccaGACTTCAGACCTGCATTGTTTCTTTCAAAGGCCAACAGATATCCAAGAACTGCTGTAACACAGACCATCATATTAATGTCATGGACAAACTGACTCTTATGGTAGAGGAAAGAGACTTCACTGAAGCTGAATCAAGGCATCTAAACAAGCGTAAGGTCAGGGAGACCACATCAGTTTCAAAGTCATTCAAGAAGTCCAGATCATTGCAGCTTCACCAAGAACCACTTCAAGACCAAGAGGACAGTGACCAGGAAAGGAAGCTTACACTGAGTAGCACTGAAACAGATGAggatgtgtttgaaaaaaacagagatgCAAAGGAATACCCACACTCTCCTACTTTCTGA
- the HELQ gene encoding helicase POLQ-like, with amino-acid sequence MAEPRLAVRRKSRSSSERKRGRAPVQPVAASSPVARKRPSSGGERPPAEAPCSNDSEEDMFGDYDSFYGNDSLITQVDDAEHKYLQDKNTDVKAAGEMLLGNLQSGVHQKEQDNFSASQNLVVLKSDKEGACQMHDSDPADGNQKLTESILDDLPSSQLLYFEKMDELSSASRMSPLSKGRDERVNSFSDKIRDPLSFYAGAEHRNRPIDSSSRSKCVLFKSESLKDHLKSAMTGNARAQTLQVSKTKQLKEAVLSEEIFVARKAIESSSLDIGPFYGLPSKVKDLFRQLRGIETLYEWQHDCLMLESLQQRKNLIYSLPTGGGKTLVAEIIILQELLCRQKDVLMILPYVAIVQEKVRGLSSFGIELGFLVEEYAGSKGRFPPIKRRVKKSLYIATIEKGHALVNSLIETERIDDLGLVVVDELHMLGAGSRGAVLEITLAKILYTSKKTQIIGMSATLNNVGDLQKFLQAEYYTNNFRPVELKEYIKIRDTIYAVDSKTENGFAFSHLLNFKYSSNLEKADPDHIIALVTEVIPKYSCLIFCPTKKNCENVASMVCKYLKKEFRAHKEKEKQDLIKNLKSIGNGTVCPVLKQTIPFGIAYHHSGLTNDERKSIEEAYSAGVLCLLACTATLAAGVNLPARRVILRAPYVGNDFLKKNQYKQMIGRAGRAGIDSAGESILIVQEKDKHLVQDLVHSPMENCYSNLLLELTKGIQSLLLSLVGLKIAVTCEEVDNFMCCTLLGVQQQLLSQEKSLAEIIKDGLENLIEKGLLKGRISEKDHNSKSTLTITPLGKAAYKGSIDLAYCNILYRELKKGLEGLVLESNLHLLYLSTPYDMTCSPDWMIYLRQFNQLSAAEQKVADIVGVPESFITKKASGQAVRKNVDSAVVNRFYLTFVLYSLLKETNIWSVSEKFNLSRGYVQNLLNSAASFASCLLHFCEELEEFWVYKALLTELTKQLTYCVKTELIPLMEVAGVLEARAKQLYNAGYKTLAHLANANPETLVRMIEHLSRRQAKQIISSAKMLLSEKAEALQEEVEELLKVPTDIPGTH; translated from the exons ATGGCGGAGCCTCGGCTCGCCGTGCGGAGGAAGAGCCGCTCCAGCTCGGAGCGCAAGCGGGGCCGGGCCCCAGTGCAGCCCGTTGCCGCTAGCTCGCCGGTGGCTCGCAAGAGACCGAGCTCTGGTGGCGAGCGGCCCCCGGCGGAGGCCCCG TGCAGTAACGATAGCGAGGAGGATATGTTTGGTGACTATGACAGCTTTTATGGAAACGATTCCTTGATCACTCAAGTGGATGATGCTGAACACAAATACCTGCAGGATAAAAATACGGATGTGAAAGCAGCTGGAGAGATGCTACTTGGGAACCTTCAGTCAGGAGTTCACCAGAAAGAGCAAGATAACTTCTCTGCTTCACAAAATCTGGTTGTCCTTAAAAGTGACAAAGAGGGTGCCTGCCAAATGCATGACAGTGACCCAGCTGATGGCAATCAAAAATTAACTGAGTCTATTTTAGATGACTTGCCATCGTCACAACtcctgtattttgaaaaaatggaTGAACTTTCTTCTGCTTCTAGAATGTCTCCACTCTCAAAAGGGAGAGATGAACGTGTAAATTCTTTCTCAGACAAAATCAGAGACCCATTGTCTTTTTATGCTGGTGCTGAACACAGGAACAGACCTATTGATTCTTCCTCACGCTCCaagtgtgttttatttaaatccGAGAGTCTCAAAGATCACCTGAAAAGTGCTATGACTGGAAATGCCAGAGCCCAGACTCTGCAGGTCTCCAAGACCAAGCAGCTCAAAGAAGCTGTTTTATCTGAAGAGATTTTTGTGGCTAGGAAAGCTATTGAATCTTCTTCTCTTGATATAGGCCCTTTTTATGGATTACCTAGCAAGGTTAAAGATTTATTCAGACAACTTCGAGGGATTGAAACACTTTATG agtGGCAGCATGATTGCCTAATGTTAGAATCCCTACAGCAAAGGAAGAACTTGATATACTCATTGCCAACTGGTGGTGGAAAAACTCTTGTAGCTGAAATAATAATTCTCCAAGAATTACTCTGCAGGCAGAAGGATGTTCTGATGATCCTGCCATATGTTGCCATTGTCCAAGAAAAG gTTAGGGGTTTATCGAGTTTTGGGATAGAATTGGGTTTCCTGGTTGAAGAATATGCAGGAAGTAAAGGAAGATTTCCACCAATCAAAAGGAGAGTAAAGAAATCTCTTTATATTGCTACTATAGAAAAAGGACATGCTCTGGTGAACTCCTTaattgaaacagaaagaattgATGATCTCGGCCTGGTTGTGGTAGATGAG CTGCATATGCTCGGGGCGGGAAGTCGTGGAGCAGTACTGGAAATTACTCTGGCGAAAATTCTTTACACCAGTA aaaagaCACAGATCATTGGCATGAGTGCAACGTTAAATAATGTTGGAGACCTGCAGAAGTTCCTGCAAGCAGAGTACTACACTAATAATTTTAGACCG GTAGAATTAAAGGAGTACATAAAGATACGAGACACCATTTATGCAGTtgacagcaaaacagaaaatggcTTTGCTTTTTCACATCTCCTTAATTTCAAG TATTCTAGTAATCTGGAGAAAGCAGATCCTGACCACATCATTGCACTTGTTACTGAAGTTATTCCTAAATATTCCTGTCTAATCTTTTGTCCTACTAAAAAGAATTGTGAAAATGTGGCTTCAATGGTGTGCAAGTACCTCAAGAA aGAATTTAGAGCTcacaaggagaaagaaaaacaagatcTCATCAAGAACCTAAAGAGTATTGGAAATGGAACTGTCTGTCCTGTTTTGAAGCAGACAATCCCTTTTGGTATTGCCTATCACCATAGTGGCCTTACAAAtgatgaaaggaaaagcatAGAGGAAGCTTATTCTGCAGGTGTCCTGTGTCTGCTTGCTTGCACAGCCACTCTAGCTGCTGGAGTGAACCTACCAGCTAGAAG GGTGATTCTCAGAGCTCCTTATGTTGGCAATGACTTCCTGAAGAAGAACCAGTATAAGCAAATGATTGGCAGAGCTGGTCGAGCTGGTATTGACAGTGCTGGAGAAAGTATTCTCATAGTGcaagaaaaagacaaacacTTG GTTCAGGATTTAGTTCACAGTCCTATGGAGAACTGCTACAGCAATCTTCTGCTGGAGTTGACCAAGGGAATCCAAAGCCTGTTGTTATCTTTGGTTGGACTGAAG ATAGCAGTTACCTGTGAGGAAGTGGACAATTTTATGTGCTGTACATTGCTGggtgttcagcagcagctgctgtctcaAGAGAAGAGCCTCGCAGAGATAATTAAAGATGGGCTGGAAAATCTAATAGAAAAAGGACTCCTAAAAGGAAGAATATCTGAGAAAGACCACAATTCCAAATCTACACTGACAATCACACCCCTGGGTAAAGCTGCATATAAGg GCTCAATAGACTTGGCGTACTGCAATATTCTGTACCGAGAATTGAAAAAGGGTTTGGAGGGGCTGGTTCTCGAGAGCAATCTTCATCTCCTATATCTGTCAACTCCCTATGATATGACTTGTAGCCCAGATTGGATGATATACTTGAGACAG tttaacCAGCTAAGTGCAGCAGAGCAAAAAGTAGCAGATATTGTGGGAGTACCTGAAAGCTTTATTACAAAAAAGGCTTCTGGTCAAGCCGTCAGAAAG AATGTGGACAGTGCTGTGGTGAACAGGTTCTACCTGACATTTGTGCTTTATTCACTACTGAAAGAGACCAATATATGGAGTGTTTCAGAGAAATTTAACTTGTCCCGGGGGTATGTGCAGAATCTCCTCAATTCTGCAGCCTCCTTTGCATCCTGCCTTCTACATTTCTGTGAG GAATTGGAAGAATTCTGGGTTTATAAAGCCTTGCTGACAGAGCTTACCAAGCAGCTGACATACTGTGTTAAGACAGAACTCATCCCTCTGATGGAGGTAGCAGGGGTTCTAGAG GCACGAGCAAAACAGCTTTACAACGCAGGGTACAAAACTTTAGCACACTTGGCTAATGCAAATCCAGAAACTTTGGTGAGGATGATTGAGCACTTGTCACGACGTCAAGccaaacaaataatttcatctGCAAAG ATGCTGCTGAGTGAAAAAGCTGAGGCTTTACAGGAAGAAGTCGAAGAACTCTTAAAAGTGCCAACAGATATCCCAGGGACCCACTGA
- the MRPS18C gene encoding 28S ribosomal protein S18c, mitochondrial yields the protein MAAQAVAARRRWSRLVLAELWARPRRLQHEGQPERSDQPIQMENPYKDPPKRCVLCGINVDYKNVQLLSQFVSPYTGSIYGRHITGLCNKKQKEITKAIKRAHVFGFMPVMFKNPQFLTDPKLCNIKYPE from the exons ATGGCGGCGCAGGCTGTGGCGGCGCGGAGGCGCTGGTCGCGCCTGGTTCTTG CGGAGCTGTGGGCGCGACCGCGCCGCCTGCAGCATGAAGGGCAGCCTGAGCGCTCGGACCAG CCCATACAAATGGAGAACCCCTACAAAGATCCTCCAAAGAGATGTGTCCTGTGTGGAATAAATGTGGACTATAAGAATGTGCAG CTTCTTTCCCAGTTTGTTTCTCCATATACTGGCTCCATTTATGGCAGGCATATCACAG GCTTGTGCaacaagaagcagaaggaaattacAAAAGCCATTAAAAGAGCTCATGTATTTG gatttATGCCAGTTATGTTTAAGAACCCACAATTTCTCACAGACCCCAAGCTATGTAACATCAAGTATCCAGAGTGA
- the ABRAXAS1 gene encoding BRCA1-A complex subunit Abraxas 1 isoform X3, with protein MTFRERVLHKNLQSHLSNQGLVFLLLTSSVMTESCSTYRLEHALHRPQEGLFQKVPLVVTNLGMAEQQGYRTVSGSCVSSGFVRAMRQHRSEFFHEDGSLQEVHKINEMYATLQEELKKICITVEVSERSVEKLLAEVSQLKEEIKRKKQQNCSGEDKNHPAEPKENVLLCQALQTFFPNSRLQTCIVSFKGQQISKNCCNTDHHINVMDKLTLMVEERDFTEAESRHLNKRKVRETTSVSKSFKKSRSLQLHQEPLQDQEDSDQERKLTLSSTETDEDVFEKNRDAKEYPHSPTF; from the exons ATGACATTCCGGGAAAGAGTTCTTCATAAAAACCTGCAGTCACACCTATCAAATCAGGGGCTTGTATTCCTCCTTTTAACCTCTAGTGTGATGACAGAAAGTTGTTCTACTTACAGATTGGAACATGCTCTGCATCGGCCTCAGGAAGG ACTTTTCCAGAAAGTCCCTTTGGTGGTTACCAACTTGGGAATGGCAGAACAGCAAGGTTACAGAACAGTGTCCGGTTCCTGTGTATCCTCTGGTTTTGTGAGAGCCATGAGACAACACAG GTCAGAATTCTTCCATGAAGATGGGTCCCTACAAGAGGTTCATAAGATAAATGAGATGTACGCCACCTTGCAGGAGGAACTGAAG AAAATATGCATTACAGTAGAAGTCAGTGAACGATCTGTAGAGAAACTCTTAGCAGAAGTGAGccaattaaaagaagaaataaagaggaaaaagcaacaaaattgtTCAG gagaaGACAAAAaccacccagcagagccaaagGAGAATGTTCTCCTTTGCCAGGCACTAcaaacatttttccccaattccaGACTTCAGACCTGCATTGTTTCTTTCAAAGGCCAACAGATATCCAAGAACTGCTGTAACACAGACCATCATATTAATGTCATGGACAAACTGACTCTTATGGTAGAGGAAAGAGACTTCACTGAAGCTGAATCAAGGCATCTAAACAAGCGTAAGGTCAGGGAGACCACATCAGTTTCAAAGTCATTCAAGAAGTCCAGATCATTGCAGCTTCACCAAGAACCACTTCAAGACCAAGAGGACAGTGACCAGGAAAGGAAGCTTACACTGAGTAGCACTGAAACAGATGAggatgtgtttgaaaaaaacagagatgCAAAGGAATACCCACACTCTCCTACTTTCTGA